GTGTTTCACAATAAAAGGAAAACGGTATCTTTAAATGACAATCCAACAAAAAATACAATCACTTCGTGATGAGTTAAATACACATAATTACAACTATTATGTGTTAGATAATGCATCTATTTCAGATTTTGATTTTGACATCAAACTAAAAGAATTAGAAAAATTAGAAGAAGAGAATCCTCAGTTTTTCGATTCAAATTCGCCAACACAAAGAGTAGGAGGAGAAATCACTAAGAATTTCGATACTGTTACTCATAAAAACAGAATGTATTCTTTAAGTAATTCATATTCTAAAGAAGACTTGTTAGATTGGGAAAAGCGTATTCAAAAAATGTTAGGCACAGAAGATATAGAATATACCTGTGAACTAAAATTCGATGGAGCATCAATCAACTTAACGTATGAGAATGGTCAGTTTGTAAAAGCAGTTACTAGAGGAGATGGTTTTCAAGGAGATGATGTTACTCCTAATATTAAAACAATTCGTTCAGTACCCTTAATATTAAAAGGAGATTTTATTTCCGATTTTGAAATTCGTGGAGAAATTATTTTGCCTCTCGATGGATTTAATAAAATGAATGAAGAACGTATTGGTATCGGAGAAGAACCATATAAAAATCCAAGAAATACAGCAAGTGGAAGTTTAAAATTACAAGACAGTACTGAAGTGGCAAAACGCCCATTAGATTGTTTATTGTATCATTTAGTTACAGATAGTAGAAAATATAAAACACATTTTGAGAGTTTAGAAAACGCTAGGAAAGTTGGATTTAAAGTTCCTGAAACCATTAAAATCACAAAAACAATAGATGATGTTTTTGAGTTTATAACTTCTTGGGATAAAAAACGACACGATTTACCTTATGAAACAGATGGAGTTGTAGTAAAAGTAAATAATTTACAACAACAAGAAGAGTTAGGGTATACTGCAAAATCTCCACGTTGGGCAATTGCATATAAATTTAAAGCAGAACAAGTTTCTACAATTTTAAATGAAATTACTTATCAAGTTGGTAGAACAGGTGCAATTACACCAGTTGCAAATTTAGAACCTGTGCAATTAGCAGGTACAACTGTAAAAAGAGCATCGCTTCATAATGCAGATCAAATTGAAAAAATAGATATAAGAGTAGGAGATACCGTTTTTGTAGAAAAAGGAGGAGAAATTATTCCAAAAATTATTGCAGTAGATTTTACAAAACGTCCAGAAAACTCAGAACCTACAATTTACGCAACAAATTGTCCTGAATGTGATACGTTATTAGTAAGAACAGAAGGTGATGCAAAACATTATTGTCCAAATGAGTTTGGTTGTGCTCCACAAATTACAGGAAGAATTCAGCATTTTATCAGCAGAAAAGCAATGGATATTGATGGTTTAGGTGGCGAAACTGTAGATTTATTACGTAAAGAAGGTCTAATACAAAATTATGCAGATTTATACGATTTAACTATAGATCAAGTAATTCCGCTAGAAAGAATGGCAGAGAAATCTGCTCAAAATGTGATTGATGGAATTATAAAATCAAAAGAAATTCCGTTTGAAAAAGTATTATTTGCTTTAGGAATCCGTTTTGTTGGTGAAACGGTTGCTAAAAAATTAGCAAAGCATTTTAAATCGATAGATAATTTAATGACAGCAACTTTCGAAGAATTAATTAGTGTAGATGAAATCGGAGACAGAATTGCACAAAGTATAAAAGATTTCTCATCAGATTTAGGAAACATTCAATTAATAAATCGTCTAAAATCTTCAGGTGTTCAATTAGAAGTTTCTGCAGAAAGTTTAGAAAACCAAACAGAAGTATTAAAAGGACAAATATTTGTAGTTTCAGGCGTTTTTCATCAGATGTCTAGAAACGAACTTAAAAAAGCAATAGAAGATAATGGCGGAAAAGTAAGTTCTTCAATATCTAAGAAAACAAATTTCATTGTTGCAGGAGATAATATGGGACCAAGTAAGTTAACAAAAGCGCAAGATTTAGGAATAGAAATTATTTCTGAACAAGATTTTATAGATAAGATTTCTAATTAATAAAAATTTGGCTTCTTATTTGCAGCCTAAAATCTATGTTTTTCTATTGTGACTATGTGTTAAATAAAATAAGAAATTGAAAAAAATACTCTACATATATATAATACTAATTTCAGCATTATCTTTTTCCCAAATAAAGGAAGTAGATTCGCTACCTTTTAATGTTGATGATTATGTTTTTGTAAAACCAGGAGATACTTTAACTGTAAACCTTAATGAGTTTTCATTATTACCAAAACACAAGTTCAAATCTAAAAATGACATCCGTTATTATCTTTGGTTTCGTAGAAAAGTTTATAAAGCCTATCCATTTGCCCAATTAGCATCACAAAGATTAGATTCATTAAATACAAGGTTAGAAAGAATACAATCCAAACGTAAGCGAAAAAAGTACACTAAATTAGTTCAAAACTATATAGAAGGTGAGTTTACAAATCAAATTAAAAAGATGACAACTACAGAAGGTCGAATTTTAATTAAACTCATTCATCGTCAAACTGGGTTAACAGCATTTCAAAATATTAAAGATTTAAGAAGCGGTTGGAAAGCCTTTTGGTATAATACAACAGCAAATGTTTTCAAACTTTCTTTAAAAACAGAATACCACCCAGAATCAGATAATGAAGATTTCTTAATAGAAGATGTTTTGCAGCGCGCTTTTCAAGACGATAAATTAAAACATCAAACCTCAAAGTTGACTTTTAATTTTGATGAAATCATAGCAATAAGAAAAGCAGAAGTCAACGTAGAACATTATAAAGAGATGTTTGCAAAGATTAGAAAGAAGAAAAAGCGTAAAAAGAAGAAGTAATTTTATTTTGGTGTTCCTTTTTTTTTTAGATCTTAATTTATTTAAGTCTTCTTTAATATTTTAGTAATTAACATTTCTAAAGAGTTTTGTTTATGAAAAAAGGTCGGGCTTTGCACTATATCTTTTTAAGTTGAATTGCTTTCCGCATCATTTTTCATTGATAAAATCATTTTCAGACTAAATGTTTTGTGAATTTCAAATAAAAAGGATGCCGTTTCAATCCCTAACACGACTTATTTATGGATTAAATCCAAATTTCAAACTGATATCTTATATATAAGAGTCAATTCTTTTAAGTTTTATTCTCATTTTTCATATAAAAAGAACGATCATCTACTATTTTTTTTATGTTTCTATGTGTTTACAAAGAGTGTTTATAATGATAATCTAGCTTAGATTTTCAAAAGCTATAAAAAGAACAAGAATTGCATAAAATTTTTCATGTTGTAAAGTGTTAAAAACAATGGTTTTAGGAGGTGTTAAAAAACTAATTTAAAAAAAGTTTAAAAAAATAGTTGTGATATTAAAAAGTGGTTGTATGTTTGCAGCCGCTAAGGGAAATATGCTCTTTTAGTTTCGTTCATTGAGATGTTGTATTGGTTGGTTAAATGGAGAGGTTTAGTTGAGTGAAGTTATTAAAATTTCAATAAAAATAAATTTCATTTTTATTTGGTTACTGATTAAAAAGAGTTGTATGTTTGCAGTCCGAAATTTTCGGCAAAAAGTTCAGTTTTTTTAGGGGTAAGTAAAAATAAAAAAAATCATTTTTTTTTATTGTCAGATTAGAAATAGTTTGTATGTTTGCAGCCGCTAAGAAATACAGCAAAAAAAGTTCAGAGAGGTTTTGGAATGATAATTAAAAAAGTCAGTTAGTTCGAGTCTAACATTTCTACAAAGTTGAGTTAAAGGTAAAGATTGAGTTTTATAACTTGTCGGTGCCGACTCGGCACAGTTCATTGAAAATATTGAAATTGACAGCGTAAACAAAGAGTAGAATAACCATAACAATTAATTTTGT
The window above is part of the Polaribacter sp. SA4-12 genome. Proteins encoded here:
- the ligA gene encoding NAD-dependent DNA ligase LigA, which translates into the protein MTIQQKIQSLRDELNTHNYNYYVLDNASISDFDFDIKLKELEKLEEENPQFFDSNSPTQRVGGEITKNFDTVTHKNRMYSLSNSYSKEDLLDWEKRIQKMLGTEDIEYTCELKFDGASINLTYENGQFVKAVTRGDGFQGDDVTPNIKTIRSVPLILKGDFISDFEIRGEIILPLDGFNKMNEERIGIGEEPYKNPRNTASGSLKLQDSTEVAKRPLDCLLYHLVTDSRKYKTHFESLENARKVGFKVPETIKITKTIDDVFEFITSWDKKRHDLPYETDGVVVKVNNLQQQEELGYTAKSPRWAIAYKFKAEQVSTILNEITYQVGRTGAITPVANLEPVQLAGTTVKRASLHNADQIEKIDIRVGDTVFVEKGGEIIPKIIAVDFTKRPENSEPTIYATNCPECDTLLVRTEGDAKHYCPNEFGCAPQITGRIQHFISRKAMDIDGLGGETVDLLRKEGLIQNYADLYDLTIDQVIPLERMAEKSAQNVIDGIIKSKEIPFEKVLFALGIRFVGETVAKKLAKHFKSIDNLMTATFEELISVDEIGDRIAQSIKDFSSDLGNIQLINRLKSSGVQLEVSAESLENQTEVLKGQIFVVSGVFHQMSRNELKKAIEDNGGKVSSSISKKTNFIVAGDNMGPSKLTKAQDLGIEIISEQDFIDKISN
- a CDS encoding DUF4294 domain-containing protein, yielding MKKILYIYIILISALSFSQIKEVDSLPFNVDDYVFVKPGDTLTVNLNEFSLLPKHKFKSKNDIRYYLWFRRKVYKAYPFAQLASQRLDSLNTRLERIQSKRKRKKYTKLVQNYIEGEFTNQIKKMTTTEGRILIKLIHRQTGLTAFQNIKDLRSGWKAFWYNTTANVFKLSLKTEYHPESDNEDFLIEDVLQRAFQDDKLKHQTSKLTFNFDEIIAIRKAEVNVEHYKEMFAKIRKKKKRKKKK